The window AGAAAGAACCAAAGAAAATATATGATTATGGCAACCATGGAACTCCTGAACTTGAAAAATTGTATCAGCAGATAGACCAACTTATTGATACGTTACAATGGGTAAAAATTAAATAACCTGGGCTCAGGATAAGGAGGATAAGGATGAATGGCTAAAAGACTGGATCATACCACTACTGGGAAGAGTCATAAATACGGTCTAAAAAAGTGAATACAAAAGTAACTGTTATCCTTTATAAATTCCATGATTTCAAACTTCCATATTCTAGCCTTTTCAAAGTGTACTGTTCAGGGATTAAGAAATATTGCATGTTTTTATGATCAAATTTTTATATCGATTTTCTACTTTTCCCTAAAAAACATGGATATTCTGACCTGAAACCAAGCCCTTGACATTTAATAATATCAAGGGTTTATTTCTCAGAAAATGAACTTTAGAATACGTCTTATTTAAAACAGAGCTGAAAGACATTATTCCAATCTGAATATCATTTTTCCTTTATAAAGCTATTTTGATGAAATGATATTCGAAATGCTCTCAGAAGTGAGCATAAATTCTTTGGAAGGGAAATTCTTATAAGAAATTTGTTTAGTTTCATACCTGGTTTCTTTGCCTAATCCTACCTGAAATGAAGTTACCTTTTCATCATACCTGTTTGTGTTGGTATCGATCAGCATTTCTCGATCTGTAATAAGCCGGCTTTCAATGTTGGTGTGTTTTGTATATTTAAAAATACCTTTATTGGCAGACACCAGTTTTTTTTCTATTTCCTGATCGCCTTCTGTGGATTCTTTTAAAAGATTCTGCAATATCCCGGCTTTATTATAGGTGAATTTAATATTCCATTTGTCAAGGTAGTCATTAGCCTGGCTCCTGTAAGATTCCATATAACCTTTGATTATTCTGAAATCTTTATGTTTATATTTTCCATAGGATGAAATATATTTTAAATCATCAAGGCCGTATCCTGTCAGAAAATCCTCCAGAAAGTCGATCAGATCAGAAATATTCAGATCTTCACCAACATTTTTCTGTAAATATTTGTAGTAGGAATCATTCAGATAAAAGATATCCTTATCCCCAATTGCTATTTTTCTTTCTTTATCATCAAACGCAATGGTAAGTTTTGTGTTGTACCCTTCATTTTTATAATTCAGCAAAAGCAATTTCTGATTTTTTGTTAAAATACAAATATTGGGAGCTTTCTTTTCTGACAGCTGAGAATCATTAAAACCATAGAAAGCTATGCTGTCTTTTTTAGGGTTTGAAATATAAATAAGATGCTTCAGACTTACCTGATCATCTTTACTGATTTTTCTGTCATCAACATATTCTCCTTTATCGATAGTTTTGTTGACAATTTGCGTTATTGAATAGGATTTAGGTACCTGAGCACAGGCATTGACATGAAATATGCCAAGGATAAGCAATACATATACTAAATTTCTCATCGATTAAATTTTTACTTTTTTCCAAAATATCGTATATCCGGCAACACGGGTTGCTTCTAAGCCAAAAGACTGCTTCGTGGCATTCTTATAGTAAAAATTCCCTGTCGTCCAATAGTCTTCTTTTGCAAAATCCGCATTAGGAATAGCATACACTGCTTTATTTTTTTCTTTTACGACTTTGTGGGTATGGTTACCTTTATCACACTTATCATCATGAATTGAGTTGTATGCTAAAGTTGAGCCTCTTCTTCCTGTTACTTTACCAACGAAAGAATCGTACAGGCTTTTACTGATTTTAATATAGTCATATTCATCAAATTTATTATGACCGTATTTGGTTTTACTATCGGGCTTTAAATCTGTGTCAATTCCCCAGGCCAGGAAGTCTTCTCCATCCCATTGTGTAGCATTATCGGTAGGATCATTTTTTACCTCATCCACGTCTCTTAGAAGAGCATCAATGGCGCCTGCTCTTGAATGTAAGGAAATGGTATCTTTTTCAGAGGTTTTCATTTCAACTTTATCTTTGGCATCCACACTGGAGTAACTTGAGTTTAATAATTCGAACATTGTTTTGCCAACTCTTTTTGCTTCGTTGTAGTTGGTGTGTGCTATATAAAGATATTCTTCTTTTTCGGATGACAGTCCTTCATGTTTAATAATATTACATACCTTCTGGAACTCACTGTGTTCAATCTTCAGTTTTTTAGGGCTTTTGTAAACATCTTCTTCTGAGCCTTTTCCTTCACAGGCATAGACATCTGTCTCTTTTCCTATTTTCTGTCCTTTTACGCTACCCTCAAAAGTTCCATTATAATTATAAAAGTTACCGTTGATCTTTTCTTTTGATTCCGGTACAGGGGCTCCCACGGCGTCTACACTTTCCGGCTGATGGATCTGTCCGCTATCCGTAATGGTAATATCGACGCCTCCATAGGTACAGGGAATAGTACTTTTCTGCAGTAACACTGGCTGTTCCTGAGACAGATAGGTTCCCACATCTTTCCAGTCTCTTACATTCATAACAGCGGTACAGGGAACGGCTGCATTGGGACTTTTTTTACAGTTTCCTAAAAAAACAAGGCTCTTGGGCCCCCTCTCTTTTATGGTAGCCGTTTTCTTATCTTGTATGGTAGGGGTATCATAATTCACCTTCATGGTCCCTTTGGGATTGGTACACAATACACATTCCAAAGTAGCGGTATCTATGACCACTTTCAATCCATCATCGGTATTATCTTTTTTTCGTTTTCTGCACGCTTTTCCTCCATCTTCTTGCTGTTGGCCACTCTCATCTCCTCACTATCCTGTGGAGTACTCTGTGACTGAGCTTGCGGGGCAGGAGTCTGGTTCTGGGCTTCCGGCGCGACTCCTTCTTTATCTAATATATCCATAGCAATGAATGTTTTAAATGAATATTGTGCTTTTTAATTTCTATAAAACCTTCTTCATACTGATCTCCTTTGCAGGTAAATACGCCTCTGAAATCACTGATGTCAGTATGTTCCAGATTTTGAGCAGAAATCTTTAAAACCATTTGATCTCCTACTTTCACGGGAGTCATTATTTCTGTAAACCCTTCTGCTGATTCTCTTTTTCTTTTTGTTTCAAAGGATCGTAACAACCCGTTAAAAAGCAATCCAAACATTTTATAACTTCCAAGAAAGTCAATCAGGTTAGCCTCATCTTCAAGCAAGCTGGCTATCCGACTGAAATAATTATCAATAGCCTCTCCTTTATGGGTTTTTGATAATTCATTTTGAATTTTAAGCCACCTCATCCGCAAGAAAAGTAAATTATCTACCCCCATTATATTTCCTTCATCATCGACTCTGCATTCTATTTCATCAAATAAATAGCTTATTTTTTTTATAAATTTCCCCATGGCATCTTCATCAT of the Chryseobacterium capnotolerans genome contains:
- a CDS encoding DUF4280 domain-containing protein; the encoded protein is MVIDTATLECVLCTNPKGTMKVNYDTPTIQDKKTATIKERGPKSLVFLGNCKKSPNAAVPCTAVMNVRDWKDVGTYLSQEQPVLLQKSTIPCTYGGVDITITDSGQIHQPESVDAVGAPVPESKEKINGNFYNYNGTFEGSVKGQKIGKETDVYACEGKGSEEDVYKSPKKLKIEHSEFQKVCNIIKHEGLSSEKEEYLYIAHTNYNEAKRVGKTMFELLNSSYSSVDAKDKVEMKTSEKDTISLHSRAGAIDALLRDVDEVKNDPTDNATQWDGEDFLAWGIDTDLKPDSKTKYGHNKFDEYDYIKISKSLYDSFVGKVTGRRGSTLAYNSIHDDKCDKGNHTHKVVKEKNKAVYAIPNADFAKEDYWTTGNFYYKNATKQSFGLEATRVAGYTIFWKKVKI